Genomic DNA from Alkalihalobacterium alkalinitrilicum:
AATTTTCTCAATACTAACTGTAGGTGCACCCATTGCTGCAGTTGGAATTACTAATGCGTCATCTGGAAGCTCGTGGGGTGCAAGTAAAGTTATTGGACCTGTTTCACGAATTGCACGTTGTGCCATTAACTTACCTACATATGGATCTCCCCCGCCTCCAGTACCGAGTACTGCTGCACCGATGGCTAAATCTTCTATTTCTTGTTCTCCAATTAATGTAGCCAATATTAAAAACTCCCCTCTCCTTTTATCTGATTATTTTTAACCTTTTGTAAACTATATTGCAAGATATGTGCCAACTTAGATAGTCGATAGACAAAATTTTACAAAAAGTAATAAAAAAATAGGTTTTTATTAGTGTTTTTAGTAAATAATTACAAATATTTGGTGAAAAACAATAGCTTTTTTGCAGGGAAAGAAGTTTATTAATTAACATTTTTTACTTCAAATGGTTGAAATAACTTAATTTTGAGAACAACAGTTTAAAGAATAAAAATGTAGTAATCTATTATAAATAATCTTTAAAATATTCTATAAAAAATATGCAAAATGTTAGAAAAAGAAATAATAGTTCTATATAAAAATATCTAAGTCGATTTTTTCAATATTTAAGAAAAAAAAATGAGAAAAGAAGATAATTCTCATCCTCTTTTCTCATGATTTTCTCACCTTTTTTTCTCAAGAAAATTCTCAACGAAAGTTAGGAATTACCTTTTCAGCAAACAATTCAATGGCACCTTCCGATGTCATCTCTTCAAATGCCCATGGGTGAATAGCAACCTGGTGAATTCCCATCTCATGCTGCTCTTTAATCTGTTCGGTAATTTCTTCAGGCGATCCCGCTAGAGAAAACTTTCTTACCAACTCATCAGGAACTAACTTTCCAACCTCGCCAGCCGCCTCTGGAGATAAGTGATAACTGAGATTACCCAAACTCTCTTCTAATTCCTTAGGCAACTCAATTCCTAACTTATCATGGAAACCTTTAGTTCCCCAAAGTACAAAGGCAACCATCCATCGAGCGTTATCGCGAGCTACTTTACCATCTGGATGAATAAAAGTCTGTAACCACAATGTTTTTTGTAAATCATCTAATGACCTACCTGCATCCTTAGCCCCTTTTTCGACTTGTTGTAACCCCCATTCCACTACATCTGTGGATGCATAGTCACCTAGAATTACTCCATCAGCAACTCGTCCAGCTGTTTTTAATACCAAAGGTGCAGCACCTGCGATTAGAATTGGAATATCAGGTCGTAAAGGTGTGAAATCCAATTTCGCCTCTTTAACCTGGATAACATCTCCCTCTACAGTTACTCTTTCTCCTTGTAGTAGAGGGCGAATTACATTCACTGCCTCTCGTAATGCTCGAGCTGGTTTTTCACGTTTAATACCCATTTCAGCGAAACCACTGACTCCAGCGCCATACCCTAAAGTCATTCGTCCTTCGGAGATTTCATCAACACTTGCTAGTGCCGCTGCAGTCATAGCAGGGTGGCGGGAATATGGGTCTGTTACCGCAGTTCCCAATTTTACCTTTGTTGTGTTTTGAGCTATAACAGCAAGTTGTGAATAACATTCCCTATAAAAACGTTCATCAGGCATCCATATTTGATCGAATCCAATTTCTTCACATTTTTGCGCTAACGATATTAAAGTTTTGTATGGGTATTTACCTAAAAGTCCGATACCAAATTCCATTGACATTTTTTCTCCTCCTTGTTTCTTGCTTCCTTAACCCCCACCAATTGCAAGGATAATTAAAACTTCGTCCGTTGCACTAATAGGTGTATCAAGTCCTTGTAATATCCGAATGTCCTGACCATTGACCAAAACATTCATCCATTCTGCCAAATCTCCATGTTCATTTAAGATCCACTCTTTTAACGATGGAAAACGATTGCGTAAACCAACCATTATCTCCGAAACATTCGCCGCCTCTAATTGAACCTCTTTCACCCCAGTATGAGGAAGCCACATCGGCG
This window encodes:
- a CDS encoding LLM class flavin-dependent oxidoreductase, which produces MSMEFGIGLLGKYPYKTLISLAQKCEEIGFDQIWMPDERFYRECYSQLAVIAQNTTKVKLGTAVTDPYSRHPAMTAAALASVDEISEGRMTLGYGAGVSGFAEMGIKREKPARALREAVNVIRPLLQGERVTVEGDVIQVKEAKLDFTPLRPDIPILIAGAAPLVLKTAGRVADGVILGDYASTDVVEWGLQQVEKGAKDAGRSLDDLQKTLWLQTFIHPDGKVARDNARWMVAFVLWGTKGFHDKLGIELPKELEESLGNLSYHLSPEAAGEVGKLVPDELVRKFSLAGSPEEITEQIKEQHEMGIHQVAIHPWAFEEMTSEGAIELFAEKVIPNFR
- a CDS encoding MoaD/ThiS family protein; its protein translation is MVTVRIPPMWLPHTGVKEVQLEAANVSEIMVGLRNRFPSLKEWILNEHGDLAEWMNVLVNGQDIRILQGLDTPISATDEVLIILAIGGG